From Cellulophaga lytica DSM 7489, a single genomic window includes:
- a CDS encoding pseudouridine synthase: MPNSQHIHYKMYKPYGVLSQLASNDNNQVKKKFLSEFYNFPQGIMPIGRLDEKSEGLLLLTTDGKLSDTINRAGIEKEYYAQLDGIITNEALHKIEKGVVIGLNGTTYTTKTCIVKHIETPKNIPEPSTKIRLGRHRPNSWISICITEGKFRQVRKMTAAVGFPTLRLVRVRIHNITLDNLTLGAVTPINI; encoded by the coding sequence ATGCCTAATAGCCAACATATTCATTATAAAATGTACAAACCATATGGTGTACTTAGTCAGTTGGCTAGTAATGACAATAATCAAGTTAAAAAAAAGTTTTTATCTGAATTTTATAATTTTCCACAAGGTATAATGCCCATTGGTCGTTTGGATGAAAAATCTGAAGGACTACTACTTTTAACTACAGATGGCAAATTAAGTGATACAATTAACAGAGCAGGTATAGAAAAAGAATACTACGCACAGTTAGATGGCATAATAACTAATGAAGCTTTGCATAAAATAGAAAAAGGAGTAGTAATAGGATTAAATGGTACTACTTACACAACAAAAACTTGTATTGTAAAACACATAGAAACTCCAAAAAATATACCAGAACCAAGCACTAAAATTAGGTTAGGCAGACACAGACCTAATAGCTGGATTAGTATTTGCATAACCGAAGGTAAATTTAGACAAGTACGTAAAATGACTGCTGCCGTTGGTTTCCCTACCCTACGTTTGGTGCGTGTACGCATACACAATATTACTTTAGACAACCTTACACTAGGTGCTGTAACACCCATTAACATATAA